The genomic interval CCGCGGCGGCTTGCCCTGCACCGAGAGGCGCTCCAGGAGCTCGGCGTCGCGCACGATCGCGGCGCGGCCGTTCACGCGCAGCGTCTCCTCCATCCCGGGCACGAGGAAGATGAGCCCCACGCGCGGGTTCTGGACGAGGTTGCGCATGCCGTCGAGCCGCTTGTTCCCCGGCCGGTCGGGGATCGCCAGGTGCGTGTCGTCCAGAACGAGGACGAAGCCCGGCGCATCGCCTTTGGGCGACACGTCGCAGCGCCCCTGGGCATCCGCCGTGGCCATCAGCAGGAACGGCGAGTGCGCGATCAAGGCGCGGCAGTGGGTGTCCAGCCGCCCGATCTGCTTCCGGAGCGCCATCTCGCTCGGCGCCCCGATCAGCGCGCGCAGCTCGCCCTCTGACGTCACCACATGCCGGAACGTGCCGTTCGTCACGGTGTCATCCCTCCCGCGTCAGGCCCCTCGGCGAACGCGCCACCGGGGCGCTGCCACTGGCTCCCCTCCCAGCTGCCATGCTCCTTCCCGCTCGGGTCTTGCGCCTGCATCTTACCTCGTGCAGCGGGAGGTCGATCAGCCCTTCACGGCCGATGGCCATGCCCACGTGGGGATTCGGGCCGGACGGGGAGGCGACTCGTCAGTGAGCGGCGACTGCGTGGTCGAGGATGAGGGGCACCGGGAGCCGGCAGGACGAGGAGCGGGGCGCCCGGCGGGTCCGAGCGTCCGCCCTGGACAGCTCAGCGCAGGTATACGGCCTTGAGCAGCTTGCTCGTGCCGTCGAAGCGGAGCACGGAGACCCGATCCAGGGTCACCGTCCCGGTCGCGCTGCGCTCGAGGTCGGTTTCCGCGCGCGTGAGACGCTTGACATTGGCCTCGTCTGCCGCGGCCCGGACCTGGTAGACCCAGAACTGGTCGCCCCCCACAGAGAATGTCCGCAGCGGCAGGCCAACGACTCGCGTGATGCCGAAGGCCGTGTCGAGGCCCACGGTGACCGGCGGGTTGTCGGCCTCGGCGACGCGTGCCCCCGGCAGCATGAGACCGCCTGAGAGCCCGAAGCCGGCCGGGGCCAGAATGAAGAAGGCCGCCAGGGCCAGCGGGCTCAAGAAGACGACCCCGCGCAGCCAGGTCACGAGGCTGAACGCTCCATCCCGTGTCATGTGCCTGCCCCCCTTCCCGCACAGGTGAGGAGCAAGCCTCGTGCCGGCCTTGAGACGCTGGCCCGTAGAGACATAAGGGGGGGTTAGCCGCCGCCCCTGCGGACAACTCTGGCGCCGACGCCAGGGGTCTGGCGCTGACGCAAGGGGGCGGCTGCCAGCCAAGATGCCGTATCGCCGCATCCCGGGGCGGGGGTGCCCGGGGGCATCGGGCCTTCGCCCCGGAGGTCGTGCGCACCGGCCGGTTCAGATCCACCGCCAGCACGCCGAGAAAGCGCCGGGCGGGGCTCGGGCCGCTCCGCTACTTGAGCGTGGCCGGGTGGAAAAGAAGCCACTGGTCGGCGCGGGGCGTCCAGGCGAGCCGGTCGCGCGTGGCGTAGATGTCCACCTGCTGCATGAGGAACACCCACGTGGCATCCTCGACCATCGCCCTGGCCAGGTCGCCGTAGATCTTCTTCCGCCGGGCGGCGTCGGTGGTGCTGCGCCCGAGGTCGAAGAGCTCGTCCACGCGCTCGTTCTTGTAGTAGAGCCCGCGCCCCTTGGAGGAGACCAGGTTGTAGAGCTCGTCGCCGTCCTGCATCGGGCCGCCGAGCCCCAGGAGATAGGCGTCCTGCATCTGCTTGCCGAGGTAGCGCTTGAAGTAGGCGCCCCACTCGGCCACCTGCACCCTGGGCTTGAAGCCGGCCTTCTGCCACTGCCCGCCCAGCGCCTCGGCGATCTCCTTGTCCCCCTGGTAGCGCCCCGCCGGCGACTCGAGGGTGATCTCGAGCCCGTCGGGGTAGCCCGCCTCGGCCAGCAATCGTTTCGCCTTCGCCGGGTCGTGGGCATAGCCCTTCACGGAGGCGTCGTAGCCGAACATGTTGGGCGTGAAGGGCCCCTGCTGGCGGCGCCCGTTGCCGTCCATCACGCTCTTGATGATGGCCTCCACGTCGGTGGCGTGGTTGAGCGCCTGCCTCACGCGGACGTCGGACAGAGGCTTCTTGAAGGCGTTGAGACCGAGATAGATGATCCACGTGCTGGGCACCCGGTGGACCTTGATACCCGCCACCCTGTCCAGCTCGCGCCCAAGGTTGGGCGGCACCGTGGTGATGAGGTCCACCTCGCCGTTGCGGAGCGCCGCCGCCCGCGTGAAGGGCTCCGGGATCGGCTTGTAGACGATGCGGCGGATCTTCGGCGCCCCGCGCCAGTGCCGGTCGAAAGCCTCCACGACCATGTGGTCGTCCTTGACGAGCTCGACGAACCGGAACGGGCCGGTGCCCACCGGGCGCAGCGCGAGCCCCGGGTTGCCCTTCTCGGCGGTGTACTTCGGCGGGACGATGGCGAAGTCGATGAGCCGGTTGATGAGCGGGGCGTAGGGATTCCTCGTGACCAGGTTCACCGTGTAGTCGTCGAGGACGTCGATCCGGACGACCTCGGAGACGGTGGCGCGGTTCGGCGACTTCTGCTCGGGGGCGAGCACCCGCTGGAAGGTGAACCGCACGGCCTCGGCGTTGAACGGCTCGCCGTTGTGGAAGACCACGCCTCGGCGCAGCTTGAACTGCCAGGTGCGATCGTCCAGGAGGCGCCAGGACTCGGCCAGCTCCGGCACGATGCGGTTGTCGGCGTCCCGCCCCACCAGCGAGTCGAACAGGCTCACACCCACCTGGGCCCGGATCGAGGACAGGTTCATGGTGGGGTCCAGGTTCTCTGGCGTCCACGGGATGGCGACGCGCAGCTCACCCTGGGCGGCGGCTGGATTCACGGGCAGGAAGGCGGAGAGCAGCAGAGCGGCGAGGCCGACGAGAAAACGGATCTTCATGACGGGCTCCTCACGGTTCTGACGACGGCGTCGAGATGCGCCTCCGGGGTGTCCAGCGGCAAGACGCATCCCGGCGCGACGATGAGGCCCAGGCCCCCGGTCTGGCGGACGGCATCCCGGACCTCGGCGGCGATGGCCGCCGCCGGCCCCTGCCTGAGCGTGGTCCACTCGGCCAGCCCGCCGACCGCCGCGCCCTTGAAACGCCGCTGCGCCTCGGCGAGGGAGGGCGCGGTCAGCCGGTCGTGCCAGTTGATGGCATGCGCGGGGAGGGCGGCGACCTCGTCGAAGAGGATGTCCTGGCCGTGGACGTGGAGCAGCGTGAAGGGCGACGCCCCCTCGATGGCCTCGAGGACGCGGCGCGTGTACGGGGCCGAGAAGCGCCGGTACTGCTCGACGGTGAGGACCTCGCGGCTCGCGGTCTGGCTGGCGAAGAAGATCCCGTCGGCTCCTGCCTCGAGCGCGGTGAGCGTGTAGCGGATCACCGTCTCGGTGATGGCATCCAGCGCGCGAAAGACTGCGTCAGGATCGGCGAGCAGATCCTCGGTGAGCCTGTCGCCCGCGAGCTTCCGCGCGATCGTGAGCGGCGAGAAGATGGTGTGTAGCACCGGGGTATCGTCCCCGCGGCCTCGCGCGATGAGTCGGAGCGCCTCCAGCTCGCGCCCCAGCGCTCCCGCGCCGGGGTCCAGGGGCTTGATCCGCGCCCAGTCGTCAAGCGAGCGGACGGCGTGCTCGGTACACTGCTTGGCGCCGCCGGGGGAGCCGGTGTAGGCGACCCGACATCCCCAGTCTTCCACGCAGTACACGCCGCTCGACATGATCTTGATGAGGTCGAGATCCCAGCGCCGGTGAAAGGCCAGCATGGCCTCGGCGAGGCCGGCCGCCGTGTGGTCCACGTCGGGCGCATGCCGCCAGAAGGCCACGGGCGGGTGATCCACGGGCTTCCGGGAGAGTGCCGCCTCGACCCGCTGGCGCTTGGTCATCGCGGTCACGCCGCCGAGTGTACCACCAGGGCGCCGCGCTCTCGGAGCCCGGCGCCGACGGCCCCGGCCACAGGTCACAGGACCCGGTAGAGGCGGACGGGGGCGTCCACGTTCTTGAGCGCCCGCGCCCCCAGGTCCTCCACCGGCACCTCCTGGCCCAGCCGCGCCCGCGTCGTCTCGCTGATGACGATCTCGCCGCCCTGCGCCACGGCCGCCAGGCGCGCGGCGAGATTGGTCGTGAGGCCGGAGGCGGTGTAGGTCCACCGCGTCCCGGCCCGCCCCTCGATCTTCGTGGCGCCGAGCAGCGCCGGGCCCGTGTTGATCCCGATGTGCATCGCCAGCGGCCCCGCCTGCCCCTCGAGCGCGGCGCCGAGCTCGCGCGCCCGGCGGTGGATCCCCCGGGCGGCGGCCACCGCGGCCCGGCCGTGGTCGCCCTCGTGGAAGATCACCATCAGGCCGTCGCCCGCCGTCTCGTTCACGTCCCCGCCGTGTCTCACGATCTCGTCGAGGAAGGCGCCGAAGTAGCGCTCCACGAGTGCGTCCAGCGCCTCGGGAGCCAGCGTGGAGGACAGCCGCGTGTAGCCGGTGATGTCGGCGAAGAGCACCGTGACGTCGGCCTCCCGCTTCTCGAGGGACGGCGCCTCGGGCGACTCCTCGATCAGCTCGCGCACCCGCTGCGGGACGAACTTCGCCAGGTTGGTGCGGATCAGCAGGCTCCGCTCGAGCTCGCGCGCGTAGTCGAGCACGCGGCGGTGGGCCTCCGCGTTGGCCACGGCCACCGCCGCCTGATCGGCGACGGCCTCGAGCAGCGCCAGGTCCTCGGCGGTGTAGGGCGCCTCCGAGCGCTTGGGCCCGAGGAGCAGCAGGCCGCGCACCTCGTCCTGGAAGCGGAGGGGCACCACCACCTCGGCCCCGAGGGCGGCGTAGGCGGTGGCCGCGCCCGCGCCCGCGCCGGCCACGCGCGGGTCGGCCGCCACCTGGTAGCGCGACAGCGCGCCCGGCACGGCCTCGAACACGGGGGCGAGCGCGGGCTCGATCGGCCCCACGAGAAGCCGCGCGGCGCGCGCGTGCATGGAGGTCTCGAGGGTCGTCGTCAGCCGGCGGGTGATCTCCTCCAGGTCCAGGAGGCTGCGCATGGAGCGCGCGAGCCCCTGGAGCGTCCGCACGTAGTCCAGCCGCTCGCGGAAGAAGGTTCGGTCCACGGCGCGCCTCACACGCTCCCGCAGCGGATTGAACAGGAGCACGACGACGAACATGAAGCCGGCCGAGAACCACGGCGAGCGCACGAGATCGGACTGGGCGAGCAGCGCGTTCGCCCCGGCGAGCAGGAGCGCGTACGCGCCCGTGATGAGGCCGGCCAGCGCCGTGTAGACCACCGATCGGCGGATCACGACCGTGGCGTCGAAGAGACGGTAGCGCACGGTGGCATAGGCGATGGCCGCGGGGTAGAGGAGGACCAGGGCCGAGCCGAGCTGCGGGTCCACCGGCCCCGCGTAGAGGTGGGTCAGCGGCCCGAGCATCAGCGTGTTCCAGAGGCCGAGCCCCAGCCCGATGCCCAGCAGCAGCACGGTGGTCTGCTGGTTGACGAGCGGAGAGGCTGCCCGGCGCCGCGTGTCGAGGAGGGCGGCGATCTTGATGGGGAACGAGATGACGGCGAGGCTCACCTGGAAGCCGAGCGAGACCCGGTAGAGCGTGCCCTCGGCGAGCCACTCCGGCGCCGCCAGGTACGCGACGCCGAAGACGGAGGTCGAGAGGATGCCCAGGGCGATGGCGGCGGCGTAGAGGCGTGGCGCCACACGGTGGCGGGCGAGCCAGGCCTCGCGCGGCGGGTTCGCGGGATAGGTGAGAAAGAAGACCCAGCCGTGGACCGGCAGCAGGACGCCGACCAGGCCCACGAGCGAGGCCCCCCACTTGGCGGGGCCGAGGACGGCCTCCGGCACGGCCGTGTTGGACACGGCCCAGAGGCACATGTACACGAGGAAGTACCGGTTGGGCCGGGCCGCGGGGTTCTGCCAGAAGACGAACACGCCGGTCGCGAGCATGACGGCGGAGACGAGGAAGTAGACGGCGAAGCGGTCCACGACGCGCTCCCAGGCGAGCGGGCGCGGGCCGATCTCGACAGTGAGCCGGCGGCCCGCTCGCTCGACGTCATATCGGATGGGGCGCGAGGGGTCGCGCACGCGCGCCATCAGCGTCACCGGCGAGCGGCCGTCCACGGCCACGAGGCGGTCGCCGAAGGCCAGGCCGGCCGCGCGCGCTGCCGGCTCGACGGGAAAGACGCGATAGTCCACCGCGAAGAAGAAGCCGGGGTACGGGCGGCCGACCTCCGCCGCCAGCCCGAGGCCCAGCGCGAGAAGGGCCGCGGCGCTCGCGGCCACGAGGACGGTGAAGCGCAGGTCTTGCCGCATCATCGAGCTCAGGGGATCATACCCCGCTGCGCTATACTCCTCCACCGTGACCACCGCGCCACGCTCCGTCACCGATCCGTGGTTCGAGGCCCTGATCGCCCCGCGGGCCATCGCCGTCCTCGGGGCCTCCGATGACCCCGTCAAGATCGGCGGCCGACCGCTCGCCTTCCTGCTCCGTCACGGCTACCGCGGCGGGCTCTTCCCGGTGAACCCCACGCGCGCCACGGTGCAGGGCCTGCCCGCCTTCCCGAGCCTCGACGCCCTCCCGTCAGCCGTGGACCTCGCCATCGTCGTCGTGCCGGCCGAGCGCGTGCTGGAGACACTCGGGGCGGCGGCCGCCGGGGGCGTGCGGGTCGCCATCGTGTTCAGCAGCGGCTTCGCCGAGGGGGGCGAGGCCGGCCGCCGCGAGCAGGCGCGCATCGGCGAGCTGGCGCGGCGCACGGGCCTGCGCGTGCTCGGACCCAACTGCCAGGGCTTCGCCCATCTGCCCTCGCGTCTGCTTGCCACCTTCGCCTCCTCCTTCCTCGACGAGACGCTCCACGTGGGCCCCGTCGCCATGGTCAGCCAGTCGGGCGCCATGGCGGGCATGCTCTACGAGATGGCGCGCGACACGAGCCTCGGCTTCAACTACTGGGTCAGCACCGGCAACGAGGCCGACCTCCAGGCAGCCGAGATCCTCGCCGAGGTGGTGGAGGACCCGGAAACACGCGTGGCCCTCTGCTACCTCGAGGATGTGAAGGATGCCGCGCGGTTCCGGGAGGCGCTCGGCCGGGCGCATCGCCGAAACGTCCCCGTCTTCGTCCTCAAGACCGGCCGCACCGCCGAGGGCCGCCGGGCCGCCCGCTCTCACACCGGCGCGCTGGCGGGAGAGGATGCCGTGTACGACGCCGTCTTCAGGGAGTGGGGCGCGATCCGCGCCGCCGACCCCGCGGATCTCCTCCACCTGCCCCAGGCCTTCCTGCGCTATCGCCAGGCGGGGCCCCGCGTCGCCATCCTTTCCAACTCCGGCGGGCTCGGCGTGCTCTCGGTGGATCTCTGCGCCGATCTCGGCCTCGTGCCCGCGGTGTTCACCGTGGAGACGACGGCGGGGCTGCGGGCCGCGCTCCCGATCTTCGCCGCGCCCCAGAACCCCGTGGACCTCACGGCCCAGCTCCTGTCCGACCCGGGCATGCTCATGCGCGTGCTGCCACTCCTCGAGGGCGATCCCGGCGTGGACATGATCGTCTTCCAGGTCGCGCTCTTCGGCGCGGCCAGCGACGTGGCCCGCTTCGTCGGCGACGTGGCGGCCGTGGCGCAGCGCACGAGCAAGGTCGTGGCGGTGTCCTGCCCCCAGCGTCACATCGTGGAGCGCTTCCGTCAGGCTAGCGTGCTCGCCTTCGACGATTCGACCGTCGCGCTCCGGTCCCTGGCCTGTCTGGCTCACGCCACGCGGCAGCGCTCACGCTGCCTGGCGCGCACGACCGCCATCGTCGGGCCGCCGCCGCCCGCGCCGCCCATCCCGCGCGCGCGGGCCTCGGCCCATGGCTTCCTCAGCGAGTGGGAGAGCCGCCGCCTGCTCGAGCCCTTCGGGCTGCCGCTGGTCCAGAGCGCCCTCTGCGCCGATCCGGACGAGGCCGCCCGCGTCGCGGAGAGGCTCGGCTACCCGGTCGTCGTCAAGATCTGCTCGCGCGATCTTCCCCACAAGTCCGAGGCGGGCGGCGTGGCGCTCGGACTGACGGACGCGCGGGCGGTCGCCGAGGCCTGTCGCCGCATCCGGGCCTGCGTCGCCGAGCGCGCACCGGGCGCGGCCGTGGAGGGGTTCCTCGTGCAGCGGCATGCGGCCGGGTCGCTCGAGCTGGCCTTGGGGGTCAAGACCGACCCGGTCTTCGGCCCCGTGGTGCTGGTCGCCGCGGGCGGGATCCTCGTGGAGGCGCTCCGTGACTTCCGGCTGCTGCTGCCGCCCATCGACCGGGCGGCGGCCGAAGAGGCACTGCGCGGGCTGCGCGTGGGCCCACTCTGGGACGGGGCGCGCGGGAGCGCGCCGCTCGATCTGCCGGCGGCGGCCGATCTCCTGGTGAGGCTGGGCGTGGCCACGCAGGCTCTCGGCGGAGCGGTCGCCGAGATCGACCTGAATCCGGTGCTCGTGGGCCCCCGGGACGCGGGGGCCACGGTACTCGACGCCCTCGTCCGCCTCACGGTCGCGCCGCGCTGAGGGCGCGCGCCATGACAACCCCGCTCACTGATTGCTTGACAGGAGATGCGCGAGAGGACTGTACTGGTGATGCGACCGGGTGGCGTGGAGTCCCCCGGCGCGCCGAAACGCATATGGAGGTGATGGGTGGACACTCCGCCGGACTCGGAGGCCGCGTCACCGGAGGCGCGCTGACCCCGTCGGGAGATCTGGGCGGGATCGCCACTCCGGTGACGCTCGATGGCACCATCTGAACGAAGACCCGGCGCTCGCCGGGCTGCGCGGCGGGAGCCGCGCGGCACCCAAAGGGGGGGCATGGGCGGGAGTGATACTCCCGCCCGCCCCGACTTCCTCGCGATCGGCCTCTGCACCCCGGCTCCGACCTTCGCGACGATCCCTGTCAACAACTTGGACTCACGCTGACAAATCGCGAGACCCTCACCCCCGCCCGGCGGCCGCCCCGGTCACCCGGCGCGCAAGAAATGCAAGGCTTCTCGGGCCGATAGCGTCTGCAGAGACTGCGCGGGGGAAGCGGGCACCGGAATTGCTCTGAATTCCTCTGTAGGGTGCGCAGCGGGGCCGAGCGGTCTCGGCATGCCGGGCAAGGCGGAATGCCGCATCAGCCTTCGCGCCGAGCCCCGGCAAGAACGCGGCGCGATCGAGATGGCGCAGACAAAGGGATAGAAATGCCTCGGGTTTCGCGCTAGATTCGTTCGAGTTGTGTCACGGTACGGCGGGAGCGGCAAGCGAATGAGCAGCGGCCAGAACGGGAGGCAACGGTGGGCGTGAGATCGAGGGTCCTGGCGGGCGGACGGACGGCGGCGATGCTCTTCGGCGGGCTGGCTCTTGCCCTCGGCGGCTGCGGCAGCCTGTCGGGAGGGATCCACACTGATGCGCTCGCGCTCGCTGCGCCGCCATCCATCGGGGCAGAGGCGACCCCGGAGGAGAGCGTCGCCTTGGTGACTGTCCCGCCGGGGGCGGAGGTCGAGGCGGCGGTGGAGGTCGAGGCGGCGGTGGAGGTCGAGGCGGCGGTGGAGGCCGACGCGGCGGTGGAGGTCGGGGCGGCGGTGATGACCGACGCGACGGCCGTCGAGCCCGCAGCTGCGCCGGATCAGGCTCTGGCCGCCGGCGAGAGCGCCCCCGCGCCGGAGGCCTTCGAGATCGTGAGCATCGAGCCGCTCACCGACGAGCACCTCTCGCCGATGATCCTGGCTCTGGCCGACGCCGAGACCGTCGCCCAGCAGGCTCCGGGCAGCCGCCCCTCGTCGCAACCGCCGCTGGAGCCCGCCATCGAGGAGTACGACCCGTGGGAGCCCTTCAACGAGGCGATGTTCACCTTCAACCGGAACCTGGACCGGTACGCCCTCAAGCCCGCGGCGCAGGCCTACAACTTCGTCGTGCCGGACGAGCTGCAGCAGATGATCGACCGCGGCTTCGACAACATCCGCGTGGTGCCGCGCCTGGTGAATAACCTCCTGCAGGCCAAGTGGGCGGGAGCCGGCCGCGAGATCGCCCGCTTCCTCATCAACTCCGTCGTCGGGATCGGCGGCCTCTGGGACATGGCCAAGCAGGAGTGGGGCATCGAGAAGAGCAACGAGGACTTCGGCCAGACTCTCGCCGTCTGGGGCTCGGGGCCGGGGCCCTATCTGGTGCTGCCGTTCGTGCCGCCCATGACGGTCCGCGACGGGATCGGCCTGGCCGTGGACGGCGCGCTGGATCCCCTGAGCTACTTCCTGCCCTTCATCTGGGATCGCTTCGCCATGACGGCGGGCGACATCATCAACGCGCGCTCGCTCAATCTGGAGCTCTTCGAGGGCGTGGAGGAGACCACGGTGGACCTCTACACCGCGGTCCGCAACGCCTACCTGCAGCGGCGCGCCCGCCAGATCAAGGAGTAGTCGGGGCGCTCCGGGAGCGCCGTCGCTTCCCGGCTCAGGTCGATCCCGGCTGCCGTCAGCCCCGCCCGCCCAACCGGCCGAGCGCCCGCGCGGCGGCGCGGGCCTTCTTGGGCGCCCGCCGGGGATTGCCCTTCTTCTCCGCCGGCGGGCGGTCGTCGTCCTCGTCCTTCTCCTCGGGCCGGTCCGCCCGTGGCGCCGCCGACGGGGCGCGCAGGCGCCCGATCCTCTCGAGGAAGTCGTCGGCGGTGATGGCGACGGCGCCCGCGCGAGCGGCCGCGCTCCTCACCTCGCGGTCGTTGGACACGACAGCGCCCCCGCCGGCCGCCATGCGGGCCAGCACGCGGTCGGCCGTCTCCCGCGCGCTGGAGAAGACCACGCGCACCCCCATCCCACCTGACGTGGCCCCGCCCGCCCCCGCCCCGTCGAAGACCACCGTGAACTGATCGCCCGAGGTGCCGGCGGCTCCGGCCAGGAGGTGGCAGAGAGCCGCCCGCCCGGAGGCCAGGCTTTCCTTCTCCCGCGAGGCCAGTGCCGGGGAGCGCCGGATCACGTTGTAGCCGTCCACCAGCCAGCGCATGGCCTCGCTATTGTACCCTCCGCGATACCCGATGACGCACTGCTCTACACGGGTTCCGCCCGGCCTTGGGAATATTCTCCCAAGCACTAAATAAAGGTTGACTCCCTCGGGTACACCACAATATCTTGGGCATCGCCCCTTAAACCGCGGCGCCCGAGATATCTGCTTCAGGAGGCTTCCATGAAGATCACCCGCCGGTTCACCCGCGAGGGCCAGAGTCCCTATGCCGGGATCGAGTTCGACCAGCGCAACTCAGAGATCAGGAACCCGGATGGCTCGACGGTCTTCCGTCAGGAGGGCATCTCGGTGCCTGCAGCCTGGTCGCCGGTGGCCACCGATATCCTGGCCCAGAAGTACTTCAGGAAGTCGGGGGTCCCGCAGACCGGCCCGGGGGGCAGGCCCCTCGTCGACGCGGAGGGGCGCCCCGTCCTGGGCGGCGAGCGGGACGCCCGGCAGGTCTTCCACCGTCTGGCCGGGTGCTGGACCCAGTGGGGCGAGCGCCACGGCTACTTCGACAGCCATGCCGACGCGCAAAACTTCTACGACGAGCTCTGCCACATGCTGGCGGCCCAGGTCGCGGCGCCCAACTCCCCGCAGTGGTTCAACACGGGGCTCCACTATGCCTACGGCCTCACGGGGCCCGCGCAGGGGCACTACTACGTGGACCCGGAGACGGGCACGCTGACGCGCGCCACCTCCGCCTACGAGCGCCCGCAAGTGCACGCCTGCTTCATCCTCTCCGTGGCCGACGACCTCGTCAACGACGGCGGCATCATGGACCTCTGGACGCGCGAGGCCCGCATCTTCAAGTACGGATCGGGCACGGGGAGTAATTTCTCCGCGCTGCGCGGGGAGAACGAGCCGCTGTCGGGCGGCGGCAAGTCCTCGGGGCTCATGTCCTTCCTCAAGATCGGCGACCGCGCGGCCGGCGCCATCAAGTCCGGCGGCACCACGCGGCGCGCGGCCAAGATGGTCTGCCTCGACCTCGATCACCCGGACGTGATGGAGTTCATCCGCTGGAAGGTCGTCGAGGAGCAGAAGGTCGCGGCGCTCGTGGCCGGCTCCCGCCTGGCCAAGCGCCGGCTCCAGGCGGTGATGACAGCCTGCCGGGTGGGCGAGCGGATCGAGGCCGATCCCAGGCAGAACCCCGGGCTGCGCGCGGCGCTCCGCGAGGCACGGGCGGCCATGGTGCCGGAGGCGTACGTCCAGAAGACGCTGCAGCTGGCGGCCCAGGGCGTGACCGAGCTGGCGTTCCCGGAATACGACACGGACTGGGACAGCGACGCCTATCTCACGGTCTCCGGCCAGAACTCCAACAACAGCGTCCGGATCCCCAACCGCTTCTTCGAGGTGCTGGAGCGGGACGGCGAGTGGGCGCTCGTGCGCCGCACCGACGGCCAGGTGTCCCGGCGCGTCCCGGCCCGCCGGGTCTGGGACGAGATCGCGCTTGCCGCCTGGGCCTGCGCCGACCCCGGGCTGCAGTACGACACCACGATCAACGAGTGGCACACCTGCCCCGAGGACGGCCGCATCAACGCCTCGAATCCGTGCATCACCGGCGACACCCTGGTGGCCACAGCCGACGGCTGGCAGCGGATCGACGCACTCGTCGGCAAGACGGCCCGGATCGTCGGCGCCGACGGCCAGCCGCATCTCGTCACCAAGATCTTCCCCACGGGCCGCAAGCCCGTCTTCGAGCTGACCACGCGCTCGGGCTACCGCGTCCGCATCACCGGCGACCACCGCGTGCTCACGGTGGGGCGCGGGGACGTGGCGGTCCGCGACCTCACGCCGGACGACCGGCTGATCCTCCAGGGGCCCGGGTTCGGCCGCCGGACACTGGCCGAGAACCTCGCCCTCGGCATCGGCGTGTCCGTCGGGGACGGCTGCCTCACGAGAGCCATGATCGGCAGCCGGGAGCAGCACTCCATCATCCTGACGATGCACGCCGACGAGAGCGCGGTGCTGGCCTCCGTCGCGCAGGCCGTCAACGAGCGGAAGGCCGCCCTCAAGGCGGTCGGCTCGGCGGGCAGGAACGAC from Candidatus Rokuibacteriota bacterium carries:
- a CDS encoding pyridoxamine 5'-phosphate oxidase family protein encodes the protein MTNGTFRHVVTSEGELRALIGAPSEMALRKQIGRLDTHCRALIAHSPFLLMATADAQGRCDVSPKGDAPGFVLVLDDTHLAIPDRPGNKRLDGMRNLVQNPRVGLIFLVPGMEETLRVNGRAAIVRDAELLERLSVQGKPPRLAVVVEVEECFLHCAKAFKRSGLWEPGRWPDRSDLPSAAQVFMDHAQPADTTVEALDRRLQDGYRTGLY
- a CDS encoding uroporphyrinogen decarboxylase family protein, translating into MTKRQRVEAALSRKPVDHPPVAFWRHAPDVDHTAAGLAEAMLAFHRRWDLDLIKIMSSGVYCVEDWGCRVAYTGSPGGAKQCTEHAVRSLDDWARIKPLDPGAGALGRELEALRLIARGRGDDTPVLHTIFSPLTIARKLAGDRLTEDLLADPDAVFRALDAITETVIRYTLTALEAGADGIFFASQTASREVLTVEQYRRFSAPYTRRVLEAIEGASPFTLLHVHGQDILFDEVAALPAHAINWHDRLTAPSLAEAQRRFKGAAVGGLAEWTTLRQGPAAAIAAEVRDAVRQTGGLGLIVAPGCVLPLDTPEAHLDAVVRTVRSPS
- a CDS encoding GAF domain-containing protein — its product is MMRQDLRFTVLVAASAAALLALGLGLAAEVGRPYPGFFFAVDYRVFPVEPAARAAGLAFGDRLVAVDGRSPVTLMARVRDPSRPIRYDVERAGRRLTVEIGPRPLAWERVVDRFAVYFLVSAVMLATGVFVFWQNPAARPNRYFLVYMCLWAVSNTAVPEAVLGPAKWGASLVGLVGVLLPVHGWVFFLTYPANPPREAWLARHRVAPRLYAAAIALGILSTSVFGVAYLAAPEWLAEGTLYRVSLGFQVSLAVISFPIKIAALLDTRRRAASPLVNQQTTVLLLGIGLGLGLWNTLMLGPLTHLYAGPVDPQLGSALVLLYPAAIAYATVRYRLFDATVVIRRSVVYTALAGLITGAYALLLAGANALLAQSDLVRSPWFSAGFMFVVVLLFNPLRERVRRAVDRTFFRERLDYVRTLQGLARSMRSLLDLEEITRRLTTTLETSMHARAARLLVGPIEPALAPVFEAVPGALSRYQVAADPRVAGAGAGAATAYAALGAEVVVPLRFQDEVRGLLLLGPKRSEAPYTAEDLALLEAVADQAAVAVANAEAHRRVLDYARELERSLLIRTNLAKFVPQRVRELIEESPEAPSLEKREADVTVLFADITGYTRLSSTLAPEALDALVERYFGAFLDEIVRHGGDVNETAGDGLMVIFHEGDHGRAAVAAARGIHRRARELGAALEGQAGPLAMHIGINTGPALLGATKIEGRAGTRWTYTASGLTTNLAARLAAVAQGGEIVISETTRARLGQEVPVEDLGARALKNVDAPVRLYRVL
- a CDS encoding acetate--CoA ligase family protein; amino-acid sequence: MTTAPRSVTDPWFEALIAPRAIAVLGASDDPVKIGGRPLAFLLRHGYRGGLFPVNPTRATVQGLPAFPSLDALPSAVDLAIVVVPAERVLETLGAAAAGGVRVAIVFSSGFAEGGEAGRREQARIGELARRTGLRVLGPNCQGFAHLPSRLLATFASSFLDETLHVGPVAMVSQSGAMAGMLYEMARDTSLGFNYWVSTGNEADLQAAEILAEVVEDPETRVALCYLEDVKDAARFREALGRAHRRNVPVFVLKTGRTAEGRRAARSHTGALAGEDAVYDAVFREWGAIRAADPADLLHLPQAFLRYRQAGPRVAILSNSGGLGVLSVDLCADLGLVPAVFTVETTAGLRAALPIFAAPQNPVDLTAQLLSDPGMLMRVLPLLEGDPGVDMIVFQVALFGAASDVARFVGDVAAVAQRTSKVVAVSCPQRHIVERFRQASVLAFDDSTVALRSLACLAHATRQRSRCLARTTAIVGPPPPAPPIPRARASAHGFLSEWESRRLLEPFGLPLVQSALCADPDEAARVAERLGYPVVVKICSRDLPHKSEAGGVALGLTDARAVAEACRRIRACVAERAPGAAVEGFLVQRHAAGSLELALGVKTDPVFGPVVLVAAGGILVEALRDFRLLLPPIDRAAAEEALRGLRVGPLWDGARGSAPLDLPAAADLLVRLGVATQALGGAVAEIDLNPVLVGPRDAGATVLDALVRLTVAPR
- a CDS encoding VacJ family lipoprotein; this translates as MRSRVLAGGRTAAMLFGGLALALGGCGSLSGGIHTDALALAAPPSIGAEATPEESVALVTVPPGAEVEAAVEVEAAVEVEAAVEADAAVEVGAAVMTDATAVEPAAAPDQALAAGESAPAPEAFEIVSIEPLTDEHLSPMILALADAETVAQQAPGSRPSSQPPLEPAIEEYDPWEPFNEAMFTFNRNLDRYALKPAAQAYNFVVPDELQQMIDRGFDNIRVVPRLVNNLLQAKWAGAGREIARFLINSVVGIGGLWDMAKQEWGIEKSNEDFGQTLAVWGSGPGPYLVLPFVPPMTVRDGIGLAVDGALDPLSYFLPFIWDRFAMTAGDIINARSLNLELFEGVEETTVDLYTAVRNAYLQRRARQIKE
- a CDS encoding NYN domain-containing protein, encoding MRWLVDGYNVIRRSPALASREKESLASGRAALCHLLAGAAGTSGDQFTVVFDGAGAGGATSGGMGVRVVFSSARETADRVLARMAAGGGAVVSNDREVRSAAARAGAVAITADDFLERIGRLRAPSAAPRADRPEEKDEDDDRPPAEKKGNPRRAPKKARAAARALGRLGGRG